The following proteins come from a genomic window of Candidatus Palauibacter soopunensis:
- a CDS encoding OsmC family protein — translation MDKDGIQVRWDGGLKFSADRAGRETRIDGDEGIAPSPVALMVESVAACAAIDVVVILEKGRQELTGLSVRARARRADTAPRYVKGLQFDFHVSGRVDEAKARRAVMLSFERYCSVYHSLRKDMELEWTLTLNGEPAGGRD, via the coding sequence ATGGACAAAGACGGAATCCAGGTCCGGTGGGACGGCGGGCTCAAGTTCAGCGCCGACCGAGCCGGCCGCGAGACGCGAATCGACGGGGACGAGGGCATCGCCCCCAGCCCGGTCGCCCTCATGGTGGAATCCGTCGCCGCCTGTGCCGCGATCGACGTGGTGGTCATCCTCGAGAAGGGGCGCCAGGAACTCACCGGGCTCTCGGTCCGGGCGAGGGCGCGCAGGGCGGACACGGCGCCGCGCTACGTGAAGGGTCTCCAGTTCGACTTCCACGTCTCCGGCAGGGTGGACGAAGCGAAGGCCCGGCGAGCGGTCATGCTCTCGTTCGAACGCTACTGCTCCGTCTACCATTCGCTCCGGAAGGACATGGAACTCGAATGGACGCTGACCCTCAACGGCGAGCCCGCCGGCGGGCGGGACTGA
- a CDS encoding carboxypeptidase-like regulatory domain-containing protein, with protein MAALTLVTGGVLAGSPNSAAGQEETERETAELVGQVVSASTGLPIEGARVILLGSGYGAITDAEGNFRVPRTWAGRDSVEVRYIGYEAGYTVIDLEPEQTTRVTLTLSSTVIRIADLTVEVRQTRRARHVEGFLERMDKGFGTFFTPRDIINRNPRLPSDLLRGMPNVSVGRIEYGRAEIFLGEGARLGCPPALYLDGMYQAGMQFDDLERDVLGAVEVYRRDVETPMEFMRTGSTCGAIVVWTPDGAGFLDWAGELPDPFE; from the coding sequence TTGGCGGCGCTGACCCTCGTCACGGGCGGCGTGCTGGCGGGTTCGCCGAATTCTGCCGCGGGACAGGAGGAGACGGAACGGGAGACGGCGGAGCTGGTCGGGCAGGTGGTCAGCGCCTCGACGGGACTCCCGATCGAAGGGGCCCGCGTGATCCTTCTGGGCTCCGGGTACGGGGCCATCACCGATGCCGAAGGCAACTTCCGGGTCCCTCGGACCTGGGCCGGCCGGGACTCCGTCGAGGTGAGGTACATCGGCTATGAGGCCGGCTATACCGTCATCGACCTCGAGCCGGAACAAACGACGCGCGTCACGTTGACCCTTTCGAGTACCGTCATTCGCATCGCGGATCTCACGGTGGAGGTACGGCAGACCCGCCGCGCGCGGCACGTGGAGGGCTTCCTGGAACGCATGGATAAGGGGTTCGGGACCTTCTTCACGCCACGGGACATCATCAATCGCAACCCGCGCCTGCCCAGCGACCTCCTGCGCGGTATGCCGAACGTCTCCGTGGGCCGGATCGAATACGGAAGAGCCGAAATCTTCCTCGGAGAAGGCGCCCGGCTCGGATGTCCGCCGGCGCTCTACCTGGACGGGATGTACCAGGCGGGGATGCAATTCGACGATCTCGAGAGGGACGTTCTCGGCGCGGTCGAAGTCTACAGGCGGGACGTCGAGACGCCGATGGAGTTCATGCGCACGGGTTCGACCTGCGGCGCGATCGTGGTCTGGACGCCGGACGGCGCCGGCTTCCTGGACTGGGCCGGGGAACTTCCCGATCCCTTCGAATAG
- a CDS encoding DUF6265 family protein, giving the protein MACEDVARSAVSQTSPARACRGRATAAAVALAAVVHLFGAGAAMGQTAGPVGDPAPDAPTRAIDLDELAWIAGHWGGDAFGGQIEEAWFSPAGRSMSGSFRLVRDGLAVMYELLLLEQDDDGEIYYRFKHISRGWEPWEETRLEYRLTALEGRRATFRSTAEAPPSNAPWWFTYESPTSTELIVTIHGSTGGDPTVLSMTRR; this is encoded by the coding sequence ATGGCGTGCGAAGATGTGGCGAGATCCGCGGTTTCTCAAACGTCCCCGGCGCGCGCCTGTCGCGGGCGGGCGACCGCGGCCGCCGTCGCGCTCGCAGCCGTCGTCCACCTGTTCGGCGCCGGCGCGGCGATGGGTCAGACTGCGGGGCCGGTGGGCGATCCGGCGCCCGACGCGCCCACCCGGGCCATCGACCTCGATGAACTGGCATGGATCGCCGGCCACTGGGGCGGGGACGCTTTCGGGGGACAGATCGAAGAGGCGTGGTTCAGCCCCGCGGGGCGCTCGATGTCCGGGTCCTTCCGCCTCGTCCGCGACGGTCTCGCGGTCATGTACGAACTTCTGCTCCTGGAGCAGGACGACGATGGCGAGATCTACTACCGGTTCAAGCACATCTCGCGCGGCTGGGAACCCTGGGAGGAGACGCGGCTCGAATACCGCCTCACGGCCCTGGAAGGCCGAAGGGCCACCTTCCGGAGCACCGCGGAGGCGCCGCCGTCGAACGCTCCCTGGTGGTTCACGTACGAGAGCCCGACGAGCACCGAGCTGATCGTAACGATACATGGCAGCACGGGCGGCGATCCGACCGTCCTGTCGATGACGAGGCGATAA
- a CDS encoding methyltransferase domain-containing protein — protein MGLYSEHIFPRLMESGLKGDVHRRYRRQVLSRARGNVLEVGFGTGLNLECYPTSVRRVTGIDPAAVLERRVRARVARAPFPVERMVHDAADRLPFPDGHFDTVTSTWTLCSIVRLQDALVELRRALKPSGEFLFLEHGRNEKGWVSRLQDTLNPVQNFVACGCNINRKIDTEIEHGGFRIIELDRFTMPGVPRALGSVYLGVAGPHGGKRLAGPRGAGP, from the coding sequence GTGGGGCTGTACTCCGAACACATCTTCCCCCGTCTCATGGAGAGCGGGCTCAAGGGCGACGTTCATCGCCGATACCGGCGCCAGGTACTCTCCCGGGCGCGGGGAAACGTGCTCGAAGTCGGCTTCGGCACCGGCCTCAATCTCGAATGCTACCCGACGTCGGTTCGCCGCGTCACGGGGATCGACCCCGCGGCCGTACTCGAACGCCGCGTACGCGCCCGCGTCGCCCGGGCCCCCTTCCCCGTCGAGCGCATGGTCCACGACGCCGCCGACCGACTCCCTTTTCCGGATGGGCATTTCGACACGGTGACGAGCACGTGGACGCTGTGTTCGATCGTGCGGCTCCAGGACGCCCTCGTCGAACTGAGGCGTGCGCTGAAGCCCTCCGGCGAGTTCCTCTTCCTCGAGCATGGGCGGAACGAGAAAGGCTGGGTGTCGCGCCTGCAGGACACCCTGAACCCGGTCCAGAACTTCGTCGCCTGTGGTTGCAACATAAACCGGAAGATCGACACCGAGATCGAGCACGGCGGATTCCGGATCATCGAACTCGACCGCTTTACCATGCCCGGGGTGCCCCGGGCGCTGGGTTCCGTCTACCTTGGCGTGGCCGGACCGCACGGCGGCAAGCGCCTCGCAGGACCGCGGGGCGCAGGGCCGTGA